The following proteins come from a genomic window of Lolium rigidum isolate FL_2022 chromosome 5, APGP_CSIRO_Lrig_0.1, whole genome shotgun sequence:
- the LOC124652290 gene encoding sodium/hydrogen exchanger 6-like produces the protein MALELSMALAAPPGGGLLLAPPPPAPPGKEQQVAGVGILLQISMLVLSFVLGHVLRRHRFYYLPEASASLLIGLVVGGLANISNTETNTRTWFNFHEEFFFLFLLPPIIFQSGFSLSPKPFFANFGAIVTFAILGTFIASIVTGMLVYLGGLTFLMYQLPLVECLMFGALISATDPVTVLSIFQELGSDVNLYALVFGESVLNDAMAISLYRTMSSVRSNAAGGENIFMMVLQFLEIFVGSMSSGVGVGFISALLFKYAGLDIDNLQNLECCLFVLFPYFSYMLAEGLGLSGIVSILFTGMVMKHYTYSNLSDNSQRFVSSFFHLLSSLAETFVFIYMGFDIAMEEHSWSHVGFIFFSIIFIIVARAANVFSCAYLVNISRPENRRIPLKHQKALCFSGLRGAMAFALALQSVHELPEGHGKAILTTTTAIVVLTVLLIGGSTGTMLEALDVIGDENTSIENYEDNNGYIPPTYEEGMSSGGGLRMKLKEFHKSTTSFTALDKNYLTPFFTSQTDDDADADDFGDQPQNQRRGFYDQ, from the exons atggcgCTCGAGCTCAGCATGGCCCTGGCGGCGCCGCCCGGGGGCGGGCTGCTGCTGGCCCCGCCCCCTCCCGCCCCGCCCGGCAAGGAGCAGCAGGTGGCTGGGGTGGGGATCCTGCTGCAGATCTCCATGCTCGTGCTCTCCTTCGTGCTCGGCcacgtcctccgccgccaccgcttctaCTACCTCCCCGAGGCCAGCGCTTCGCTCCTCATCG GACTAGTTGTTGGTGGGCTTGCTAATATTTCCAACACAGAGACCAATACTAG GACATGGTTCAACTTCCACGAAGAATTCTTCTTCCTGTTCTTATTGCCGCCTATAATATT CCAATCAGGATTCAGCTTATCCCCA AAACCGTTCTTTGCGAACTTCGGGGCTATTGTAACTTTTGCCATTCTTGGGACATTCATTGCTTCCATCGTAACAGGGATGCTTGT CTATCTTGGCGGGCTGACATTTCTGATGTATCAACTTCCACTGGTTGAATGTCTTATGTTTGGCGCTCTTATATCTGCGACCGATCCTGTCACAGTATTATCAATATTCCAG GAACTGGGAAGTGATGTTAACTTGTATGCTCTGGTGTTCGGTGAATCTGTTTTGAACGATGCG ATGGCAATTTCGCTATACAG GACAATGTCATCAGTCAGAAGTAATGCAGCAGGCGGCGAGAACATATTCATGATGGTTCTCCAGTTCCTTGAGATCTTTGTTGGTTCAATGTCATCAG GTGTTGGAGTTGGATTTATCTCTGCTCTT CTATTTAAATATGCGGGATTGGATATTGACAA TCTTCAGAACTTGGAGTGCTGCCTTTTTGTTCTCTTCCCATACTTCTC GTATATGTTAGCAGAAGGACTTGGCTTGTCAGGAATTGTTTCTATACTATTCACAGGGATG GTCATGAAGCACTATACGTACTCTAATCTGTCAGATAACTCGCAGCGCTTTGTTTCCTCCTTTTTTCACTTGCTGTCATCGTTGGCTGAAACATTTGT CTTCATTTATATGGGCTTTGATATTGCCATGGAAGAACATAGCTGGTCACACGTTGGGTTCATCTTCTTCTCGATT ATATTTATAATTGTTGCCAG ggCAGCAAATGTGTTTTCTTGTGCATACTTGGTTAACATATCGCGGCCAGAAAATAGGCGTATTCCTCTAAAGCATCAGAAAGCACTTTGTTTTAGTG GGCTCAGAGGAGCCATGGCTTTTGCGCTTGCTCTCCAATCTGTGCATGAACTTCCTGAAGGACATGGAAAGGCGATACTAACAACTACCACAGCAATTGTTGTTTTAACG GTACTTCTTATTGGAGGGTCGACAGGCACCATGTTAGAAGCTTTGGATGTAATTGGTGATGAAAATACTTCAATTGAA AATTATGAGGATAACAATGGTTACATTCCCCCGACTTATGAAGAAGGCATGTCGTCTGGAGGAGGATTGAGAATGAAACTGAAAGAGTTCCATAAAAG CACAACATCGTTCACCGCCCTTGACAAGAACTATCTGACTCCATTTTTCACAAGCCAaactgatgatgatgctgatgctGATGATTTTG GTGATCAACCCCAAAATCAGAGACGGGGATTCTATGATCAGTAG